One segment of Chionomys nivalis chromosome 1, mChiNiv1.1, whole genome shotgun sequence DNA contains the following:
- the Noto gene encoding homeobox protein notochord translates to MSCPEPQQLALSGAQVQPGHLEPCPLAVSPVVPRRLPQGRLESSFSVEAILARPETHKRVVTPPPLSTYTSLNLCSVSQYPVLPWVCSAATWLPAYLSLGVHPLCSMPCLPGLNVAQLFCQQGLSLTGSELPYCPGLWSPLDWAPSVDLHDTERQQKRVRTMFNLQQLEELEKVFAKQHNLVGKKRAQLAARLHLTENQVRIWFQNRRVKYQKQQKLKSPSSSAMEEPSSSSDGSIRSEDAESGAGS, encoded by the exons ATGTCCTGCCCAGAGCCTCAGCAGCTTGCTCTCTCAGGCGCTCAGGTCCAGCCGGGGCACTTGGAGCCCTGTCCCTTGGCTGTGTCCCCAGTGGTCCCGCGCCGCCTACCTCAGGGACGCCTGGAGTCCTCCTTTTCTGTTGAAGCCATCCTGGCCAGACCCGAGACCCATAAGAGAGTGGTCACCCCACCGCCGCTCTCAACCTACACAAGTCTGAACCTGTGCTCCGTGTCACAGTACCCGGTCCTGCCTTGGGTGTGCTCTGCAGCGACTTGGCTGCCCGCCTACCTGAGCTTGGGCGTCCACCCGCTTTGCTCCATGCCCTGCTTACCCGGACTCAATGTGGCTCAACTCTTCTGCCAGCAGGGCCTCAGCCTCACAG GCTCGGAGCTGCCTTACTGTCCAGGCCTCTGGAGCCCTCTGGACTGGGCACCTTCCGTGGACCTTCAcgacacagagagacagcaaaaGAGGGTCCGCACGATGTTTAACCTTCAGCAGCTGGAAGAGTTGGAGAAGGTGTTTGCGAAGCAGCACAACCTGGTGGGGAAGAAGAGAGCCCAGCTGGCTGCCAGGCTGCACTTGACAGAAAACCAA GTGAGGATCTGGTTCCAAAATCGCAGGGTGAAGTATCAGAAGCAGCAAAAACTGAAATCACCTTCCTCCTCTGCCATGGAAGAGCCCTCTAGCAGCTCAGATGGCAGCATCCGGAGTGAAGATGCTGAATCAGGAGCTGGCAGTTAA